ACCAATTGCAGCAAACCGATTCGTACAAAAACCTCGTTAAAGAAATCACTGATCTGAGCGGGGATGTTCAGACGGCACAGGACGATATCGATGCTGTGACTACTGAGTCAGCCACCACAAAAGCAGGTCTGGCGCAGGAAGTTACTGACCGTACCAAAGCCATTTCGGATGAGGCTACCGCACGTGGACAGGCATTGCTCACTGAGAAGAATGAACGCGTTGCGGACATCAGCAACGTCAATCAGTCGATTCAGACCAGTACCGATTCTCTGGCACAACAAATCGCTCAGGTTTCAGCGGGGACCGGTTCGCAGTTTGACCCACTGAAAATCTGGTATTTCGATACTAACGCTGACGGCTGGAAAACGGGAGCAGGTACCGACCCGGTGTTTAACAATGGCTGGATCAAAAGTACCGATACAGCGCTGGTTTCCCCGGCAGTCGCAGTCAGTGGTAGCTCTTATCGCTTTGTGAAATTGCGGATCCGTAAAACCGGAAACCAGACGAGTGCAACCTTCAAACTTGAATGGCGTGAGGGCGCCGAAACGGGCTTCCCGCATCATGTTGATATTGCACCGCCGGTATTTGATTCGGGCGGAATTTCGACTGTTGAAATCGCTGATATTGCGTGGGGTACGGATGTTAAACAGTTCCGCATTGTTTCCAGCGTGGCACCGAGTCCAACGGATTACATTGAGGCAGACTGGATTGCGGTGGGGCGTCCGACTCCGGGCGCGGGCATGGCGGCGTTGCAACAGGAATCGACAGCACGGGTGACGGGTGATCAGGCTGAAGCCACGGCGCGTGAAACGCTGGCCACACAGGTTCGCGGTGGTTATACCGGCGATGATCCGTCAAAACTGGCATCGGGCCTGCTGTACACCGAGCGTCAGGCTCGCATTACCGCGCAGGAAGCTGAAGTTACTGAGCGTAAAAAGCTCGAATCAACGGTGAACAGCAACCATGCTTCCGTTACGCAGGAACTGGGGACGCTAACGACAGAGCAAAGTGCGCAGGCCAGCACACTGTCGGGGCTGCAGACTTCTGTTGGCAAGAACACCGCCGATATTACAGTGATCACCAAAGCAGTCACTGACAATGACCACGCACAGACCACAGCACTCAATGCCGTTAAGGCTACTACTGATAAAAATACCTCAGATCTCAGTACCGAAACGACGGCCAGAACGGATGCAGACAGCGCGCTTGGTCGTCGCATTGATACGTTAAAGCTTGATGTGGACGGCAACACGGCGAGTGGGGAAAGTGGCATTGTTGCCAATGTTACCAACGCACTGGCTGCCTTCACATCTTTCTCCGTTCAGCGAGTGACCTTCGCCGATGGTGAAACGAAAACGCTGGCTGAAATTAATGATGTCCGGAAGACAGCTGCTGATGCGAATAGTGCACTCGCCGAGCAGGTCACCACACTCAAAGCCACGGTAGAGCATAACGGGGAAGTCAACACCGCAGCCATTACGCGTATTGATAAGGCTGTATCGGATCTGTCCAGCTCAACAGCGACAAGCATTGAACAGGTCACCGCGTCTATCGGAAAGACCAATGCCAATGTGCAGACAACCAGTCAGGCTGTTGCGGATATCAATGGCAAACTGAGTGCGCAGTGGGGTGTGAAAGTCCAGACGGAAGCCAACGGTGTGAAACGTATTGCGGGTATCCAGCTGGGCATCGATGCAACCGGTTCGTCAAACTTCCTCGTTTCGGCTGATACCTTCGCGGTTTACAACCCTTCCAGTGGTGGGCAGGACATCGTGTTTGCTGCAACAGGTGGGCAGTTGTTTATCCGGGATGCCTTCATTCAGAACGGAAGCATTTCAGACGCCAAAATCGGCAACGTCATTAAGTCCTATAACTGGGATTCTTCTGGCGGGGCACAGGGCTGGGCGATAGTGAAGGATGGCTGGGCTACGTTTAATAACGTCACTGTTCGTGGCACGGTTTACGCCACTGACGGCTGGTTCCAGGGGACAGTCTACGCTGGGAAGATTGAAGGTGATATCGGTGATTTTATCATTGGCCAGAACGAAACGCGTGATGAGTCTGGTGGTATCGGGAAGTCGATGTCTGGCACGTTGTTCAGTGTCCGACAGCAGGTTTTTCCCACCAAAGTGGCTCTTATCAGCTCCGGTAGCATTTATGCGATCGTGATGGGTTTATCTGCCAGCAGTGGTGGAGGCGATACGTACATGCGCATCCTGTTTAACGGTGCGGAAGTATGGCGCATGAATGGGGTTGGTACCGCGCAAGTGAGAGCCTTATCACTCAATGTCCCTGCCGGGTCAGGAGTTATGGCTCTGACCTATGAAATCAGGCATGGCGGTGGTGGTTCAGGGAGTGTCAGAACCACGATTGATGCCAATTACCATGTTTTTTTACAACGCAATGCGGGCTCGCTTTCACGTTAAATCACGCACTCAAATTAACCCGCTTCGGCGGGTTTTTCATTTCATGGTGGATACGAAATATGGCAACAGTTGATGACGATTTAGCAAAGGCGGTGACGGAAGCTTTCCGCCAGGCGCGCATCGATATCAGTAACCAGGACAAACTGCTCACCGGTCCGGATGATGTTGAAATCGAGCTGGCAAACGGGCAAAAGAAAACAGGACCAAGCTGGCCTAAGCTTGTGAAGTTAGCCACTGATGCCGATCTTCCTGCATTTACTACTGTGGCGGCACAGGTGCACTCCGACGCCACACAAGTGGCAGCTGATAAAGTCACCGCTGGTGCATCAAAAGATGCGGCGAAAATCAGTGAAACCAACGCCAAAACCAGCGAAACAAATTCTGCCAGTCGGGCTGCAGCGGCATTAGCCAGCCAGAACGCGGCAAAGACCAGCGAGACAAATTCAGCAGCAAGCGCCGCAAGTGCAAAAGCCGATGCTGACCGTGCCCAGCTTGCCAATCCGGATAACTGGGAAAGTGCACCCTTTCCGGATGTCTGGATCCCCTTCAATGACAGTCTGCAAATGCTGGCAGGCAATGGGCCATATGATCGCATCACCATCGGCTCCGATTACTTAGAGCTACCGTCCCGCAGCGCGACATTTACCCGTGCCAGTACAGCGACATATATCGATAAATCGGGGGTTCTTCAAACAGCAGCGATTAATGAGCCTCGATTTGAGAAGGAGGGGCTTCTAATTGAGGGGCAGAGTACTAATTTGTTGCGGACAAGCTCATTTGCCAGCTCACTCGGTACTTGGGGCGAGCCCAATGCGACGGGTAACGTCAAAACCTTTGGTCAACTGGCACCGGATAGCACGAGTACGGCGTTAAAAATGACCGTCGCAGGTGACGGGATTAATACCAGTGATGCAAATCCGATGGTGGTGGGAACTACCTACACGCTTTCATTTTGGGTAAAAAACGAATCTGACAGCGAGATCATCTTCTTTATTCGGTTTGGATCCGGGGATACCTCTGGCACTTTCGTAACTGTACAAAATACCAGCACGTGGGCACGGTATGTAGTTACAAAGGCTTTTGCTACGGGTGACTCCATATTAAGACTCTATGTAAATACAAAAGGTAAGGAGTTTTCATTATGGGGAATTCAGCTTGAAGCCCTGTCATTCGCAACCAGTTACATCCCAACAAATGGAGCAGCAGCAACACGAGCGCCGGATAATTGTAACATTCAGTCAGCTTTGAATTTACCAGCGCTGGGGATGCCTTATACCGTCACGCTTGAGTGTAATTATATGGGAATAGGCTCAGGGTTCCGTGCTCACGCTTATGGAGATCAAGTTACATATATTTATACCGATGCTACTTCAGCAAATATCCAATTCTTTAGTAACGAAAAAGTAGCGCTGCTAACCCCTGCACAGGCCACTCCAGGGAGTATGCTTGTTCGTGGGGTAATGGCCGACAGAGATAATAATAACGCCAAGTATCTGAACAATGGCAGTGTCGGCAACATGAATGGGAACATGACTAAAACGCGTGTTTATTCTCAGAATGTGGGCATTGGTAATACAGGTTCAAATAACCAACACCTCTATGGTCACATCCGCAATTTCCGCATCTGGCACCGCGCATTAACTGATGCACAACTAAAGAGCCTCCGCTGATGAAAGATATCTATCTGAAATTTCCAAGTGAAGAGCAGGCGAGGCAGGTGCTTATTCAGTTTGGTCTCGTGAAGGACGAAAGTGATGCCATTTACCATCCTGGTATTTGCATTGATGTCATCGGCACGATTTACACCACTGATGACTCGGAGGCCGAGGAACCAGAATATAAACCTGAAGCGGGCTGGCACATTAATCTGCGTATTGTTGATGACATTGATACCGCCGAATTAGCGCCATTCATAGTTACCCCAGCTACACCTGCTCGCGTCTGGGCATAGGAGAAAGATTATGGTTTTACGCAAAGACAGTATCAAACCAGCATTACCTGTCACCGCTGGTGGCACAGGCGCTGATACAGTGTCTGGGGCGCAGTCTGCCCTGGGACTTGTTCCGCAAACCGGACCAACCGACATCACATCAGGCAGAATTTTGAAAGTTGGCGCTTTTGGTCTGGGGACTCAGACGCTACAGCAGCAAGCGCTAAGTTCCTCCCTGCCAGGTGGAACGTTCCTTACAAAAGCCCTGCTGGGAGGGATTGATAATAATGCGTCAATACTTGTCGTACCGTTTAACGCGGATACGCAATACCAAATAATCTTCCCGACAATTGTTGGCGCAAAACCTCGTATACATCTCCGCCTTCAATCGGTTGATCCTCAGTATAATGGGCAATTAAGTCAGGTTTATACCGATGCCAACACGACTAAAGCAGCGGACGGCACCCTGAAGGCAGCATCCCCCGTAATCAAGGTCTTTCATGATGGACGATCGGAGTCAAACGACGAGTCAGAGGGCGTAACGGTCGTTCGTAAGGGGATCGGTGAATACTTAATTCAGGGGTGCATAGGGCTGAATGCGGATGCTGCCTGGGGCGGCATTAATGGTGGTTTCGATGTTCCTCAGGACCGCAATCGACAGCCGCTTATCTGGCTCGATTTTGAAGTTAACCCTGATGGCTCGGTTCTTGTTAAAACTTATCATCGTACGCATCCTGCCGCCCCAGCGTTCGCTCGAAATCAAGTTGATGGCGTTGCTGATGGCGATCCTATAGATATCCCTGCGGACCAGTTTATCTCTGTACGTGTGGAAATGCCCGAGGACAGTATTTATAACCAAAAGATAATGGCAACGAAAAAAGCGATGGAAGACGCTGAAAGAGCGGCAGCGGAAAAAGCCCACGAAGAATCAACCTCAGCGTAATCCTGAAAAATTTACACAACGTGTAATCCCTTCATCAGTAAAGCCCTTTCATATCTGAAGCTCAAAACGATGCCCGCCTGCCATGTCGGTTCGCTTGATCAGTTATTCAATTAGAATTACTGTATATAAATACAGTGCATTTTAAGGGGGAGTTATGCCTCGTAAATCTGATATCGAGCAGGCGTTTCGTAACGCTATCAAACATGAACAGAGTGGGCGGCGCACAGTCACCACAGTTGATTTCGTCAAGGAACTGGCGAAGCTGAACTGGTACTGGAGTCAGAGGGAAGCGAACGTGTGGATTGAATATTATGTCACGACGTTCAAAGACATCTCTGCCGTGGAAGGCGAGGGCAGAACCTTCATGTTGTACAACTCTGATGGGTGGATTTAGTCATGGGATTTCCTTCGCCAGCTGCTGATTACGTCGCCCGTCCTCTCGATCTTAATGATATCTGCGGTGTCACGCCGGGTGATTCGGTGCTTGTCACAACTGAGAATGGTTATGTTCTGCTCAGTAAAACCAGAAAACCCATGCAGGGTGACACGGTACTGATTCAGTTCTGTGGAAACTCTCAGTTCGCACGAATTCAGGGTAATGCTTTCATTACCGAAGATGGTGAGGCGATAGAGGGCGAAGCACTGGATGATGTGGTGATTATCGGCAAGGTCACGAAAACGATTTTATCGGTGCTGCAAGACGACAGGCCTGTCATCTAACTATGCCGCTGGATTGCTTATCGGTTCAATGAGTTCCGGGCTCTGGTTCTTCACATTCCCAACGGCTCGCGTTACCGGGTGCCAGGTAAATTCATCGGCTGGCACCGCAGCGTCATGAGCCAGTTCGCTGGCTTGTGCCCCAGTAGTTTCCGGATCCATCCATTCCAGTGCTGCAGCAGGTGAGAAAACTAAAGGTCTGCGGTCGTGAATATCGACCAAGCCGTGATCGGCGGCTGCCGTCACTATCAAAAATCCCTCTGCTTCATCTCCCACATCAAACGGCTGCTTGCCAATCGCGGCAAAGAACAGTGGCTTCCTGTCCTTCCGGTAGATGTAATACGGCTGCTTTTTGTCTCCTTCCTTTTTCCACTCATACCAACCATCAGCAAACACAATCGCCCGGCCATGATTCCACAGCGGCTTAAACATCCGGCTGGTGGCCGCAGTTTCTACCCTGGCATTTATCAGTGGTGCTTTGTCCCACCAACCAGGCGCGTATGACCAGATCACGGGATCGAGATGAAGGGAGTCTTCTCTGTTATTAAGGAGAAGAACTTTGGTGCCAGGCGCAACATTGAACCTGCCAATCGGTTCGGGGTCATAGGGGATACTGCTCTCGGCTTCTTCCAGAAGAAACTCGAGATAGTCGTCGCGAGATTTAACTTGAGTGAATCTTCCACACATGGACACCTCCGGTAGAACAGAAAGTATAGAACCCATATGCTGACGAGTTAGCCACTACAGTGTAATATGCACGCCAGTCGTTGATGGGGTAGTTACTGTGGAGTGTCCACCGCTGTGTCCATCAAAAAGAATTAATCCGCATAGCGAGCATAAAAAACCATATTTATGAAGAATATAAGAAACTTTTCTATTATTGCCCACATCGACCACGGCAAATCGACGCTGTCTGACCGTATTATCCAAATTTGCGGTGGCTTGTCCGATCGTGAAATGGAAGCCCAGGTTCTTGACTCCATGGATCTGGAGCGTGAACGTGGTATTACCATTAAAGCGCAAAGCGTAACGCTGGATTACAAAGCAAGCGATGGTGAAACTTATCATCTGAATTTCATCGACACCCCAGGCCACGTTGACTTCTCTTATGAAGTTTCCCGTTCTTTGGCTGCCTGTGAAGGTGCCTTGCTGGTCGTAGATGCTGGTCAGGGTGTTGAAGCTCAGACCCTGGCAAACTGCTATACCGCCATGGAAATGGATCTGGAAGTGGTTCCAGTCCTGAACAAAATTGACCTACCAGCAGCCGATCCTGAACGCGCTGCGCAGGAAATCGAAGATATCGTTGGCATTGATGCAACAGACGCTGTGCGTTGCTCGGCAAAAACTGGCTTTGGTGTAACGGATGTTCTCGAACGTCTGGTCCGTGATATCCCTGGACCTGAAGGTGATCCGGACGCGCCCCTGCAGGCACTGATCATTGACTCCTGGTTCGATAACTATCTTGGTGTTGTCTCTTTGGTGCGTATTAAAAACGGCACTATGAAGAAAGGCGATAAGATCAAGGTGATGAGTACCGGCCAGGTTTATAACGCTGACCGTCTGGGTATCTTCACGCCAAAACGTGTTGATCGTGATGTGCTGGGTTGCGGTGAAGTAGGCTGGTTGGTCTGTGCAATCAAAGACATCCTCGGTGCACCAGTGGGCGATACCTTGACCCTTTCACGTAATCCGGCAGAAAAAGCGCTGCCAGGTTTTAAAAAGGTGAAACCGCAGGTATATGCGGGTCTGTTCCCGGTAAGCTCTGACGATTACGAAAACTTCCGTGATGCGTTGGGCAAACTCAGCCTGAATGATGCGTCTTTATTCTTTGAACCAGAAAGCTCTACCGCGTTAGGCTTTGGCTTCCGCTGCGGCTTCCTGGGTCTGCTGCACATGGAAATCATTCAGGAACGTCTGGAACGTGAATACGATCTTGATCTGATTACCACAGCACCTACCGTAGTTTACGAAGTCGAAACCACCAGTGGTGAGACGATTTATGTAGATAGCCCATCCAAGCTGCCAGCATTGAATAACATTGCTGAGCTGCGTGAGCCGATTGCTGAGTGTCATATGCTGATGCCTCAGGAATATCTGGGTAGCGTTATCACGCTGTGTATCGAGAAGCGTGGCGTGCAGACCAATATGGTTTACCACGGTAACCAGGTTGCGCTGACCTATGAAATCCCAATGGCTGAAGTGGTACTCGACTTCTTCGACCGTCTGAAATCAACGTCCCGCGGGTATGCTTCCCTGGACTACAACTTCAAGCGTTTCCAGACGTCAGACATGGTGCGTGTTGATGTACTGATTAACGGCGATCGCGTTGATGCCCTGGCGTTAATTACTCACCGTGGTAATTCGCAGTTCCGTGGACGTCAGCTGGTCGAGAAGATGCAAGAATTGATCCCTCGCCAACAGTTCGACATTGCAATTCAGGCGGCGATCGGCGCACATATCATTGCGCGTTCTACTGTTAAACAGTTACGTAAAAACGTATTGGCAAAATGCTACGGCGGTGACGTAAGCCGTAAGAAAAAGCTGTTGCAGAAACAGAAAGACGGTAAAAAGCGTATGAAGCAAGTCGGCAACGTCGAACTGCCTCAGGAAGCCTTCCTCGCCATTCTGCATGTTGGCAAAGACAGCAAATAAATTAAGGAGTTGGCATGGCGAATATGTTTGCGCTAATCCTCGTGATAGCGACGCTGGTAACAGGTCTTCTATGGTGTATTGATAAATTTATCTTTGCGCCAAAGCGTCGGGAAAAACAGGCGGCAGCGCAAGCTGCCACTGGCGATGCACTTGATAGCAAAACGCTAAAAAAAGTCGCACCGAAACCAGGTTGGTTAGAAACGGGGGCATCCGTATTCCCGGTGCTCGCTATTGTCTTGATCGTGCGCTCGTTTATTTACGAACCGTTCCAGATTCCATCAGGATCAATGATGCCAACGTTATTAATTGGTGATTTTATTCTGGTGGAAAAATTTGCATACGGTATTAAAGATCCGATTTACCAGAAAACGCTAATTGAAACGGGTCATCCTAAACGTGGCGATATTGTGGTGTTCAAATATCCACAAGATCCGCGTCTTGATTACATCAAGCGTGCAGTCGGTTTGCCGGGTGATCGTGTCAGCTACGATCCTGTCGCTAAAGAAGTGACTGTTCAGCCAAATTGTAGTTCTGGCCAGGCATGTGATAACGCACTGCCAATCACTTATAGCCATGTAGAGCCAAGTGATTTTGTGCAGACTTTTGCGCGTCGTAACGGTGGTGAAGCAAACTCTGGTTTCTTCCAGTTGCCGTTGAACCAGACCAAAGAAGACGGTATCCGCCTGTCTGAGCGCAAAGAAACACTGGGTGATGTATCTCACCGCATTCTGACCGTGCCAATTGCACAGGACCAACTGGGGATGTACTACCAGCAACCTGGTCAACAACTGGCGACGTGGATAGTACCGCCGGGTCATTACTTCATGATGGGTGATAACCGCGATAACAGCGCTGATAGCCGTTACTGGGGCTTTGTTCCTGAGGCGAATCTGGTGGGTAAAGCGACTGCAATCTGGATGAGTTTTGATAAACAAGAGGGTGAATGGCCAACGGGTGTTCGTTTAAGCCGTATTGGCGGAATTCATTGATCAATTAAATCCATTCAAGTGACGACATACCTTGTCGTTGCGTATAGAATATCCCCCCGTATTAGGTTGGCTCCCGAAAGGGAGCCACGGCAAACGAAACAGCGTTGGTTCTTTTTTTCAGGTCTGTTCCGTGTGCTGAATAATTGACGCATTCATTAATTGGTATCGCATGAACCCCATCGTAATTAATAGGCTGCAGCGTAAGCTGGGCTACACTTTTGTACATCAGGATCTGTTGCAACAGGCATTAACGCATCGCAGTGCCAGCAGCAAACATAATGAGCGTCTTGAGTTTTTAGGCGACTCCATTCTTAGCTACGTTATTGCAAACGCGCTATACCATCGTTTTCCTCGAGTAGATGAAGGCGATATGAGCCGTATGCGTGCGACGCTGGTACGCGGAAATACGTTGGCAGAAATTGCCCGCGAATTTGAATTAGGCGAATGTCTGCGCCTTGGGCCGGGCGAATTGAAAAGCGGCGGTTTCCGTCGCGAATCTATTCTGGCCGATACCGTCGAAGCCTTAATTGGTGGTGTGTTCCTCGACAGCGATATCCAGAATGTTGAGCGTTTAATTCTTTCCTGGTATCAATCTCGTCTGGATGAAATTAGCCCAGGCGATAAGCAAAAAGACCCTAAGACGCGTCTGCAAGAGTATTTGCAGGGTCGCCACTTACCGCTGCCATCTTATTTGGTTGTGCAGGTTCGTGGTGAAGCGCACGATCAGGAATTTACCATTCACTGTCAGGTGAGTGGCCTGCCTGAGCCGGTGATTGGTACCGGTTCAAGCCGCCGTAAAGCGGAACAGGCTGCAGCTGAGCAGGCGCTTATCAAGCTGGAGCTGGAATAATGAGCGAAGAACAAACCTTTTGCGGATTCGTGGCCATCGTTGGTCGCCCAAATGTCGGCAAATCCACGCTGCTAAACCAGTTGCTTGGGCAAAAAATCTCTATCACTTCTCGTAAAGCGCAGACCACTCGTCACCGCATTATGGGTATCCATACCGAAGGCCCGTATCAGGCGATTTACGTTGATACCCCAGGGCTGCATATGGAAGAAAAGCGTGCTATCAACCGTTTGATGAACAAAGCGGCCAGCAGTTCTATCGGTGACGTTGAGCTGGTTATCTTTGTGGTTGAAGGGACTAAGTGGACCGCAGATGATGAGATGGTGCTCAACAAGCTGCGTGACGCTCGTGCGCCGGTTATTCTGGCGGTCAACAAAGTTGATAACGTCCAGGATAAAGGCGTTTTGCTGCCACATCTACAGTTCCTTGGCAGCCAGATGAACTTCCTCGATATCGTACCGATCTCTGCTGAAAACGGTATGAACGTGGACACTATTGCCAGCATCGTTCGTAAACGTCTGCCAGAAGCGACCCATCACTTCCCGGAAGATTACATCACCGACCGTTCACAGCGCTTTATGGCATCTGAAATCATCCGTGAAAAACTGATGCGTTTCCTCGGTGCTGAACTGCCGTATTCTGTGACTGTTGAAATCGAGCAGTTCGTGTCTAACGCCCGTGGCGGTTATGACATTAACGGCCTGATTCTGGTCGAACGCGAAGGCCAGAAGAAGATGGTGATTGGCAACAAAGGCGCCAAGATCAAAACCATCGGTATCGAAGCACGTAAAGATATGGAAGAGATGTTCGAAGCCAAAATCCACCTTGAACTGTGGGTTAAGGTGAAATCCGGATGGGCAGATGACGAGCGCGCGC
The nucleotide sequence above comes from Buttiauxella selenatireducens. Encoded proteins:
- a CDS encoding phage head spike fiber domain-containing protein, with the translated sequence MATVDDDLAKAVTEAFRQARIDISNQDKLLTGPDDVEIELANGQKKTGPSWPKLVKLATDADLPAFTTVAAQVHSDATQVAADKVTAGASKDAAKISETNAKTSETNSASRAAAALASQNAAKTSETNSAASAASAKADADRAQLANPDNWESAPFPDVWIPFNDSLQMLAGNGPYDRITIGSDYLELPSRSATFTRASTATYIDKSGVLQTAAINEPRFEKEGLLIEGQSTNLLRTSSFASSLGTWGEPNATGNVKTFGQLAPDSTSTALKMTVAGDGINTSDANPMVVGTTYTLSFWVKNESDSEIIFFIRFGSGDTSGTFVTVQNTSTWARYVVTKAFATGDSILRLYVNTKGKEFSLWGIQLEALSFATSYIPTNGAAATRAPDNCNIQSALNLPALGMPYTVTLECNYMGIGSGFRAHAYGDQVTYIYTDATSANIQFFSNEKVALLTPAQATPGSMLVRGVMADRDNNNAKYLNNGSVGNMNGNMTKTRVYSQNVGIGNTGSNNQHLYGHIRNFRIWHRALTDAQLKSLR
- a CDS encoding phage tail fiber protein, encoding MVLRKDSIKPALPVTAGGTGADTVSGAQSALGLVPQTGPTDITSGRILKVGAFGLGTQTLQQQALSSSLPGGTFLTKALLGGIDNNASILVVPFNADTQYQIIFPTIVGAKPRIHLRLQSVDPQYNGQLSQVYTDANTTKAADGTLKAASPVIKVFHDGRSESNDESEGVTVVRKGIGEYLIQGCIGLNADAAWGGINGGFDVPQDRNRQPLIWLDFEVNPDGSVLVKTYHRTHPAAPAFARNQVDGVADGDPIDIPADQFISVRVEMPEDSIYNQKIMATKKAMEDAERAAAEKAHEESTSA
- a CDS encoding DNA polymerase V, yielding MPRKSDIEQAFRNAIKHEQSGRRTVTTVDFVKELAKLNWYWSQREANVWIEYYVTTFKDISAVEGEGRTFMLYNSDGWI
- a CDS encoding SOS response-associated peptidase family protein, giving the protein MCGRFTQVKSRDDYLEFLLEEAESSIPYDPEPIGRFNVAPGTKVLLLNNREDSLHLDPVIWSYAPGWWDKAPLINARVETAATSRMFKPLWNHGRAIVFADGWYEWKKEGDKKQPYYIYRKDRKPLFFAAIGKQPFDVGDEAEGFLIVTAAADHGLVDIHDRRPLVFSPAAALEWMDPETTGAQASELAHDAAVPADEFTWHPVTRAVGNVKNQSPELIEPISNPAA
- the lepA gene encoding translation elongation factor 4, which codes for MKNIRNFSIIAHIDHGKSTLSDRIIQICGGLSDREMEAQVLDSMDLERERGITIKAQSVTLDYKASDGETYHLNFIDTPGHVDFSYEVSRSLAACEGALLVVDAGQGVEAQTLANCYTAMEMDLEVVPVLNKIDLPAADPERAAQEIEDIVGIDATDAVRCSAKTGFGVTDVLERLVRDIPGPEGDPDAPLQALIIDSWFDNYLGVVSLVRIKNGTMKKGDKIKVMSTGQVYNADRLGIFTPKRVDRDVLGCGEVGWLVCAIKDILGAPVGDTLTLSRNPAEKALPGFKKVKPQVYAGLFPVSSDDYENFRDALGKLSLNDASLFFEPESSTALGFGFRCGFLGLLHMEIIQERLEREYDLDLITTAPTVVYEVETTSGETIYVDSPSKLPALNNIAELREPIAECHMLMPQEYLGSVITLCIEKRGVQTNMVYHGNQVALTYEIPMAEVVLDFFDRLKSTSRGYASLDYNFKRFQTSDMVRVDVLINGDRVDALALITHRGNSQFRGRQLVEKMQELIPRQQFDIAIQAAIGAHIIARSTVKQLRKNVLAKCYGGDVSRKKKLLQKQKDGKKRMKQVGNVELPQEAFLAILHVGKDSK
- the lepB gene encoding signal peptidase I, producing the protein MANMFALILVIATLVTGLLWCIDKFIFAPKRREKQAAAQAATGDALDSKTLKKVAPKPGWLETGASVFPVLAIVLIVRSFIYEPFQIPSGSMMPTLLIGDFILVEKFAYGIKDPIYQKTLIETGHPKRGDIVVFKYPQDPRLDYIKRAVGLPGDRVSYDPVAKEVTVQPNCSSGQACDNALPITYSHVEPSDFVQTFARRNGGEANSGFFQLPLNQTKEDGIRLSERKETLGDVSHRILTVPIAQDQLGMYYQQPGQQLATWIVPPGHYFMMGDNRDNSADSRYWGFVPEANLVGKATAIWMSFDKQEGEWPTGVRLSRIGGIH
- the rnc gene encoding ribonuclease III, which encodes MNPIVINRLQRKLGYTFVHQDLLQQALTHRSASSKHNERLEFLGDSILSYVIANALYHRFPRVDEGDMSRMRATLVRGNTLAEIAREFELGECLRLGPGELKSGGFRRESILADTVEALIGGVFLDSDIQNVERLILSWYQSRLDEISPGDKQKDPKTRLQEYLQGRHLPLPSYLVVQVRGEAHDQEFTIHCQVSGLPEPVIGTGSSRRKAEQAAAEQALIKLELE
- the era gene encoding GTPase Era codes for the protein MSEEQTFCGFVAIVGRPNVGKSTLLNQLLGQKISITSRKAQTTRHRIMGIHTEGPYQAIYVDTPGLHMEEKRAINRLMNKAASSSIGDVELVIFVVEGTKWTADDEMVLNKLRDARAPVILAVNKVDNVQDKGVLLPHLQFLGSQMNFLDIVPISAENGMNVDTIASIVRKRLPEATHHFPEDYITDRSQRFMASEIIREKLMRFLGAELPYSVTVEIEQFVSNARGGYDINGLILVEREGQKKMVIGNKGAKIKTIGIEARKDMEEMFEAKIHLELWVKVKSGWADDERALRSLGYTDDLK